In a single window of the Micrococcaceae bacterium Sec5.7 genome:
- a CDS encoding DMT family transporter — translation MTSRSTMRDGHGVGLAAQYLGAAAVWGASFLFIKVAVGGLSPAQVVLGRLFFGALVLAIIMLVTRRRWPRGLRVWGHLTAIGVLMCVVPFLLFSWAAQYLPAGLSSIYNATTPIATMLVALAILPDERLTKTKTAGLFVAAGGVILVAAPWDAVTDTANGMFFWAQLACLGGTTCYGLGFSYTRRFLRGHDYDAITVSASQIGAGAIIILLLTPFIGTGPVTLNPGIVASILILGGVGTGIAYIWYTNVINAWGSTMASTVTYLTPIGGVILGVMVLGESIHWNQIAGGTVVIIAILVGQGRLRPPQRRRGTGIGTETQKIGHDQDQGVDIRTR, via the coding sequence GTGACAAGTCGATCAACAATGCGAGACGGACATGGAGTAGGTCTGGCCGCCCAGTACCTGGGCGCGGCCGCAGTATGGGGGGCAAGCTTCCTCTTCATCAAGGTGGCCGTCGGAGGGCTCTCCCCTGCGCAGGTCGTCCTTGGCCGGCTATTCTTCGGCGCACTCGTTCTCGCCATCATCATGCTCGTCACACGTCGACGGTGGCCACGCGGCCTGCGCGTGTGGGGTCACCTGACGGCGATCGGCGTGCTTATGTGTGTCGTCCCGTTCCTTTTGTTCTCCTGGGCCGCGCAGTACCTTCCAGCAGGGCTGTCCAGCATTTACAACGCGACGACGCCGATCGCCACCATGCTTGTCGCGCTGGCGATCCTTCCCGACGAGCGCCTTACCAAAACCAAAACAGCTGGCCTCTTCGTAGCCGCCGGCGGCGTCATCCTCGTCGCCGCACCATGGGACGCCGTGACAGACACGGCCAACGGCATGTTCTTCTGGGCGCAGCTGGCCTGTCTGGGGGGAACCACGTGTTACGGGCTCGGGTTCTCCTACACCCGACGCTTCCTCCGCGGACACGACTACGACGCCATCACGGTCTCCGCCTCCCAGATTGGCGCCGGAGCAATCATCATCCTGCTACTCACACCCTTCATCGGCACCGGCCCAGTCACCTTGAATCCCGGCATCGTTGCAAGCATCCTGATACTCGGCGGCGTCGGAACGGGCATTGCCTACATCTGGTACACAAACGTCATCAACGCGTGGGGTTCGACCATGGCCTCAACCGTCACCTACCTCACCCCGATCGGCGGCGTCATCCTCGGCGTCATGGTTCTCGGCGAATCAATCCACTGGAATCAAATTGCAGGCGGCACCGTCGTCATCATCGCCATACTCGTCGGCCAAGGACGACTACGGCCGC
- a CDS encoding LysR family transcriptional regulator — MNQMNLAHRHMTKIDMGSLTLRQLDVFVAVVEQGGFGAAADHLQMSQSAVSHALAALERASGAPLIVRTPRIATTTLGDAILPHARSVLANVRALRTTVDIQREGLVRGMVRLAAAPTASHRLIPELLKRWRAELPGLDIRLFEGSDDELEVWLASGAVDAAVLVDPDPAPSGSIVLARDEFRAVLRSDHPLAGEERITLSDLLDDPLLASSSGCEPQITRIHAMAGIPYAPAQRVHETSTLLGMVEAEIGVAILPSLAGSMLANNLVMVELEPHLERTLVFAGPSGRPWHPGVERMRDIAETSATKF; from the coding sequence ATGAATCAAATGAATCTGGCACATAGGCATATGACGAAAATAGATATGGGATCGCTCACCTTGCGTCAGCTTGACGTCTTTGTCGCCGTGGTGGAGCAGGGTGGTTTCGGCGCTGCGGCTGATCATCTGCAGATGAGTCAATCTGCCGTCTCGCACGCCCTCGCAGCGCTGGAGCGCGCGTCGGGTGCCCCTCTCATCGTCCGCACACCCAGGATCGCGACGACGACCCTGGGCGACGCAATCCTGCCTCATGCCCGCAGCGTCCTGGCTAACGTGCGCGCCCTGCGGACCACCGTCGATATCCAGCGCGAAGGTCTCGTGAGAGGCATGGTTCGCCTCGCGGCGGCACCGACCGCGTCCCATCGGCTTATCCCCGAACTCCTGAAACGTTGGCGTGCAGAACTACCTGGGCTCGATATCCGCCTGTTCGAAGGTAGCGACGACGAACTGGAAGTCTGGCTAGCCAGTGGCGCGGTCGACGCTGCCGTTCTCGTCGACCCCGACCCGGCTCCCTCCGGCTCCATCGTCCTGGCCCGCGATGAGTTCCGGGCCGTGCTCCGCTCTGACCACCCGCTTGCCGGCGAGGAGCGCATCACCCTCAGCGATCTCCTCGACGATCCGCTGCTGGCCTCCTCCAGCGGCTGTGAACCCCAGATCACCCGCATACACGCGATGGCCGGAATTCCTTATGCACCGGCTCAGAGGGTTCATGAAACCAGCACCCTGCTCGGCATGGTCGAGGCTGAAATCGGCGTCGCGATATTGCCCTCCCTTGCAGGCTCGATGCTCGCCAACAACCTCGTGATGGTCGAGCTCGAACCGCACCTCGAACGCACCCTCGTCTTCGCCGGCCCCTCAGGGCGCCCGTGGCATCCGGGCGTCGAACGAATGCGCGACATCGCCGAAACTTCAGCGACGAAATTCTGA
- a CDS encoding glyoxalase: MTSIESITLEAPDPTVANAFYTAAFGLGTQVGVRASEAPTTGFRGFALSLVVSQPSTVDSLVGTALDAGATVLKPVEKSFWGYGGVVRAPDGAIWKVATSSKKDTGPATRQVDEIVLLLGVADVAATKRFYVDRGLAVAKSFGRKYVEFAAPSGHVKLALYGRKFAAKDAGVSPDGNGSHRIVLGSDAGNFTDPDGFAWEAASV; encoded by the coding sequence ATGACCTCCATCGAATCCATCACCCTCGAAGCGCCCGACCCCACGGTCGCCAACGCCTTCTACACCGCCGCCTTCGGTTTGGGCACTCAAGTTGGCGTACGCGCCTCGGAGGCACCGACGACCGGCTTTCGCGGGTTCGCGCTGTCGCTCGTGGTGTCCCAGCCATCCACCGTCGACAGTCTCGTCGGCACCGCCCTCGACGCCGGCGCCACGGTACTGAAGCCAGTCGAGAAGAGTTTCTGGGGCTACGGCGGCGTCGTACGGGCCCCGGACGGGGCGATCTGGAAGGTCGCGACGTCGTCGAAGAAGGACACCGGCCCGGCCACCCGGCAGGTCGATGAGATCGTGCTGCTGTTGGGAGTCGCGGACGTTGCCGCGACCAAGCGGTTCTACGTCGACCGCGGCCTTGCCGTGGCGAAGAGCTTCGGCCGCAAGTACGTCGAGTTTGCCGCCCCATCAGGGCACGTCAAGCTGGCGCTCTACGGGCGCAAATTCGCCGCCAAGGATGCCGGCGTCTCACCGGATGGAAACGGATCGCACCGGATCGTCCTTGGCAGCGATGCCGGGAACTTCACCGACCCGGACGGGTTCGCGTGGGAGGCCGCGTCAGTCTGA
- a CDS encoding VOC family protein: MPGTSPTRTGSRGRPRQSEGAQRGDLDVVIAQMQASGVEVIQEPAKQPYGVRDCAFRDPAGNLIRINALPLVGHGRRSSRWSR; encoded by the coding sequence ATGCCGGGAACTTCACCGACCCGGACGGGTTCGCGTGGGAGGCCGCGTCAGTCTGAGGGCGCGCAGCGGGGCGACCTCGACGTCGTCATCGCGCAGATGCAGGCCAGCGGCGTCGAGGTCATCCAGGAGCCGGCCAAGCAGCCGTACGGCGTTCGCGACTGCGCCTTCCGCGATCCCGCGGGCAACCTGATCCGCATCAACGCGCTGCCGCTGGTTGGTCATGGGCGACGAAGCTCGCGATGGTCGAGGTGA
- a CDS encoding amidohydrolase family protein, with protein MQAFIDRIMESGNILAPDERITVQDAMYAYTTWSAPATGAGHVKGSISTGKLADFVAVDRNPLYLGRDTLDNIYVVASAVDGKFSYEQI; from the coding sequence GTGCAGGCTTTCATCGATCGCATCATGGAAAGCGGCAACATTCTCGCCCCGGACGAGCGCATCACCGTTCAGGACGCCATGTACGCCTACACCACGTGGTCTGCTCCAGCCACGGGAGCCGGGCACGTCAAGGGCAGCATCTCCACAGGCAAATTGGCTGATTTTGTGGCCGTGGACAGAAATCCGCTGTACTTGGGCCGTGACACTTTAGACAACATCTATGTTGTGGCGTCAGCGGTTGACGGGAAATTCAGCTACGAACAGATCTAA
- a CDS encoding helix-turn-helix transcriptional regulator, protein MTPEELANLAHLRRARDLIDRDFALPLDVATIAQQAFMSAAHFSRKFRAAYGETPYSYLMTRRIERATALLRAGASVTDACMAVGAASLGSFSSRFTELMGETPSAYRAREHDAVEAMPPCFARATTRPVRYGARTVGTTAEAPGKVSRNEEAVQSAAV, encoded by the coding sequence ATGACCCCGGAGGAACTGGCCAATCTCGCGCACTTGCGACGGGCGCGGGACCTGATTGACAGGGACTTCGCGCTCCCGCTCGACGTGGCCACCATCGCGCAGCAGGCCTTCATGTCCGCGGCGCATTTTTCCCGCAAATTCCGCGCGGCCTACGGGGAGACGCCCTACAGCTACCTGATGACCCGCCGCATTGAACGGGCGACGGCGCTGCTGCGGGCCGGCGCGTCCGTCACCGACGCGTGCATGGCTGTGGGCGCCGCCTCGCTGGGGTCCTTCAGTTCGCGGTTCACCGAGCTCATGGGCGAAACGCCCAGCGCGTACCGCGCCCGGGAACACGACGCCGTCGAGGCCATGCCGCCGTGCTTTGCCAGGGCCACCACGCGGCCCGTTCGCTACGGTGCCCGGACGGTCGGCACGACAGCCGAGGCCCCGGGCAAGGTGAGCAGGAATGAAGAAGCAGTTCAGAGTGCTGCCGTATAG
- a CDS encoding VOC family protein: protein MTISLQYTNITVNDPDESIAFYRDALGLAVRNDVASGGFRWVTLGTDAQPGLGVVLSEPHAGRSQADGDALQELLTKGVLPMLVFRTDDLDAAFEQARATGAEVLQEPIAQPWGPRDCAFRDPSGNTVRISQD, encoded by the coding sequence ATGACTATTTCACTTCAGTACACCAACATCACCGTCAACGACCCCGACGAATCCATCGCGTTTTACCGCGACGCGCTGGGCCTGGCCGTCCGCAATGACGTGGCTTCCGGCGGCTTCCGCTGGGTTACCCTTGGCACCGACGCCCAGCCCGGGTTAGGCGTCGTCTTGTCCGAACCCCATGCCGGCCGCTCCCAAGCCGACGGCGACGCGCTCCAGGAACTGCTCACCAAGGGCGTACTGCCGATGCTCGTGTTCCGCACAGATGACCTGGACGCCGCGTTTGAGCAGGCCCGGGCCACCGGCGCCGAGGTGCTGCAGGAGCCCATCGCCCAGCCATGGGGCCCGCGGGACTGCGCGTTCCGCGACCCGTCCGGCAACACTGTCCGCATTTCCCAGGACTAG
- a CDS encoding transposase family protein, with protein sequence MSERKAVTKTIAIRYARSDRAAKKLILDELCATTAWHRDHARKALRGALVLRQVKPRPARPPLYGEAVIEALRFCWAVQGTPCGRLLAAALPDLVPRLRRFRELQIDDGTAAQLLRIAPATIDRRLKADRVKLDPRGRSHTKPGTLLKDSIPMRTWAEWDDAVPGFVEIDLVGHEGGKSQGEFCFTLDITDIATGWTETRSVKNKAQKWVFAAIREATAAFPFPILGIDSDNGSEFINWELYRWCEQEKLTFTRSRSGNKNDGAHVEQKNWHIVRQTVGYRRYDTAGELELLNRIWALQRLLSNHFGPQQKLVAKVRTGAKISKKYDLPATPFQRVLADKVTVGQSVQTRLKRENKPLNPAAIQRQVQALCAELRTLANAKQDPKPQPAIRAKSNDSTNQSSRAS encoded by the coding sequence ATGAGTGAACGTAAGGCCGTCACGAAGACCATCGCCATCCGGTATGCGCGGTCTGACCGGGCCGCCAAGAAACTTATTCTGGACGAACTCTGTGCCACGACGGCGTGGCATCGGGACCATGCGAGGAAGGCCCTGCGCGGGGCTCTGGTGCTCAGACAGGTCAAGCCGCGCCCTGCCCGTCCGCCCCTTTACGGCGAGGCGGTGATCGAGGCCCTGCGGTTCTGCTGGGCTGTCCAGGGCACCCCGTGCGGGCGGTTGCTGGCGGCGGCGCTGCCTGATCTGGTGCCGCGACTGCGCCGGTTCAGGGAGCTTCAGATTGATGACGGGACGGCTGCGCAGTTGCTCAGGATCGCCCCGGCCACCATCGACCGGCGGCTCAAGGCGGACCGGGTGAAACTGGATCCGCGGGGCCGGTCCCATACCAAGCCCGGAACGCTGTTGAAGGACTCCATTCCGATGCGGACCTGGGCCGAGTGGGACGACGCGGTGCCCGGGTTTGTGGAGATTGATCTGGTCGGCCACGAGGGCGGGAAAAGCCAGGGGGAATTCTGCTTCACCCTTGACATCACCGACATCGCGACCGGCTGGACCGAAACACGGTCGGTGAAGAACAAGGCCCAGAAATGGGTATTCGCCGCGATCAGGGAAGCCACCGCGGCGTTCCCGTTTCCGATCCTTGGCATCGACTCGGACAACGGCTCCGAGTTCATTAACTGGGAGCTGTACCGCTGGTGCGAACAGGAGAAACTGACCTTCACCCGGTCCCGGTCCGGGAACAAGAATGACGGGGCCCACGTGGAGCAGAAGAACTGGCACATCGTCCGGCAGACCGTCGGCTACCGCCGTTACGACACCGCCGGCGAGCTGGAGTTGCTGAACCGGATCTGGGCGTTGCAGCGGCTGCTGAGCAATCATTTCGGGCCCCAGCAAAAACTCGTCGCGAAGGTCCGGACCGGTGCGAAGATCAGCAAGAAGTACGACCTGCCCGCGACCCCGTTCCAACGCGTCCTGGCCGATAAAGTCACAGTCGGCCAGAGCGTGCAGACCCGGCTGAAGCGGGAAAACAAACCCTTGAATCCGGCCGCGATCCAACGTCAGGTCCAGGCCCTCTGCGCTGAACTGCGGACCCTGGCCAACGCGAAACAAGACCCAAAACCCCAGCCGGCCATCCGGGCAAAATCAAATGATTCCACGAATCAATCCAGCCGGGCATCTTGA
- a CDS encoding low molecular weight protein-tyrosine-phosphatase — protein MSSTSSPYRIIAVCTGNICRSPMAELMLAEAFAAEGFTGTVAVDSAGTTAYEAGRPIDPRAARKLATRHIASEHHVARAWRPEWFGQRQLILALDIDHYGWLRETAPDSEPLAKVRMLRSFDPAVAGKDLLDQGIEDPWYGGHADFDTVWEQIQAAVPGIVEYVRSAIAEDDRLQLQNQQQVRSTS, from the coding sequence ATGTCCTCAACGTCGAGCCCATACCGGATCATCGCGGTCTGCACCGGCAACATCTGCCGGTCCCCGATGGCCGAGCTGATGCTGGCTGAGGCCTTCGCAGCTGAGGGGTTCACCGGCACCGTTGCCGTGGATTCCGCCGGGACAACCGCGTATGAGGCGGGCCGTCCGATCGACCCCCGCGCCGCGCGCAAACTTGCCACCCGCCACATCGCCTCGGAACATCACGTCGCACGTGCATGGCGTCCGGAGTGGTTCGGGCAACGCCAGCTCATTCTTGCCCTGGACATCGACCACTACGGCTGGCTGCGTGAAACCGCCCCGGACAGCGAACCCCTGGCCAAAGTGCGCATGCTTCGCAGCTTCGATCCCGCAGTGGCCGGCAAAGACCTCCTGGACCAGGGCATCGAGGATCCCTGGTACGGCGGCCACGCGGACTTCGATACTGTCTGGGAGCAGATCCAGGCCGCTGTGCCCGGCATCGTTGAATATGTCCGGTCTGCCATCGCAGAAGATGACCGGCTCCAACTGCAGAACCAGCAGCAGGTACGCTCTACTTCATGA
- a CDS encoding chorismate-binding protein has translation MTPAPVIIAIDGRSGAGKTTLAIELAARLREHHKVSLFHLEDIYPGWNGLAAGVERYVTTVLTPLRRGEQATWTSWDWDRHYDGEARVTLPAEVVIIEGVGAAAAAARPMLDAVIWADSPDDERRARALDRDGGTYEPFWDQWAAQEAEWLAEDKVWDHADVRVLNRAEGQAPGDVLQVLSYLPALAPALVPELAARRGLKLRTERIVAAPDAAPLFASLYGDSPNAVWLDSSMAHTAAPAAPRTPATERSRFSILADDGGTFGQSVRHSSGTNRVTAGTATVVTSGPFFRWLDSVWGRKAVRAPEGYPCDFTLGWLGYLGYELKRETGGTDVTAGTPDAALIFAGRAVVLDHAEGTVWLLALEAPDAGEWLARARSAVAAAASATAAANPAEAGATAQAGGSNGVVRSPEVTFTSRDSEPEYKRKISDAQHEIAEGNSYEVCLTTALSAEVPAGVLDPWQTYLALRRKNPAPFASYLRFAELTVASTSPERFLRIAADGGMRAEPIKGTRRRAAEPAADDLLRRELESSPKDRAENIMIVDLLRNDLSHFAEPGSVTVSRLCEIESYATVHQLVSTIDARLRNGSPRAEAVAACFPAGSMTGAPKISTMAILDRLEGAPRGVYSGAIGYFSLNGATDLAVAIRTLVIRADGPGADGSSSDGAGTTELSLGVGGAITADSSPQEEYEEIRVKAFGVLSALGAEFPDPGTRNGLSRGLRRAPSWSARHRGSENSR, from the coding sequence ATGACTCCCGCACCTGTGATCATCGCCATTGACGGGCGGTCCGGCGCAGGTAAAACCACCCTGGCCATCGAGCTGGCCGCACGTTTGCGGGAGCACCATAAAGTGTCGCTCTTCCACCTCGAGGACATTTACCCTGGCTGGAATGGTCTGGCCGCCGGCGTGGAACGCTACGTCACCACGGTCCTCACGCCGCTGCGCCGCGGCGAGCAGGCCACCTGGACCAGCTGGGACTGGGACAGGCATTACGACGGCGAAGCCCGGGTCACGCTGCCAGCGGAAGTCGTCATTATTGAGGGCGTGGGGGCCGCGGCTGCCGCAGCCCGGCCCATGCTGGACGCGGTCATCTGGGCCGATTCGCCGGATGACGAGCGCCGCGCCCGCGCCCTGGATCGGGACGGTGGCACCTACGAGCCGTTCTGGGATCAGTGGGCTGCCCAGGAAGCGGAGTGGCTGGCCGAAGACAAGGTGTGGGACCACGCTGATGTCAGAGTGCTCAACCGCGCCGAGGGCCAGGCCCCCGGCGATGTCCTGCAGGTGCTCTCCTACCTGCCTGCCCTTGCCCCGGCTCTGGTGCCCGAGCTCGCCGCCCGCCGTGGCCTCAAACTCCGGACTGAGCGGATCGTGGCAGCCCCGGACGCCGCCCCGCTTTTTGCCTCGCTCTACGGGGATTCACCAAATGCCGTGTGGCTCGATTCGTCCATGGCTCACACGGCGGCACCGGCCGCCCCGCGCACACCCGCCACGGAACGCAGCCGGTTCAGTATCCTGGCGGACGACGGCGGCACGTTCGGCCAGTCGGTCCGGCACAGTTCCGGGACTAACCGGGTTACCGCCGGCACTGCAACGGTGGTGACGTCCGGTCCGTTCTTCCGCTGGCTGGACAGCGTGTGGGGCAGGAAGGCCGTCCGCGCCCCCGAAGGCTACCCCTGCGACTTCACCCTGGGCTGGCTGGGGTACCTCGGCTACGAACTCAAGCGCGAGACCGGCGGCACCGACGTAACCGCCGGCACCCCTGACGCGGCGCTGATCTTCGCCGGACGGGCCGTGGTGCTGGACCATGCCGAGGGGACGGTCTGGCTGCTCGCCCTCGAAGCCCCCGACGCCGGTGAGTGGCTTGCCCGTGCGCGCTCAGCCGTAGCCGCGGCAGCCTCGGCAACGGCGGCCGCGAACCCGGCGGAAGCCGGAGCAACAGCGCAAGCCGGCGGCAGCAACGGCGTCGTGCGTTCACCGGAAGTGACCTTCACCAGCCGGGACAGCGAGCCCGAGTACAAGCGCAAGATCTCCGACGCGCAGCACGAGATCGCGGAAGGAAATTCGTACGAAGTCTGCCTCACCACGGCGCTCTCCGCCGAGGTGCCCGCCGGCGTCCTGGATCCATGGCAGACGTACCTGGCGCTGCGGCGGAAGAACCCGGCTCCGTTCGCGAGCTACCTGCGGTTTGCGGAGCTGACGGTGGCCAGCACCTCGCCGGAGCGTTTCCTGCGGATAGCGGCCGACGGCGGCATGCGAGCCGAGCCGATCAAAGGCACCCGCCGCCGGGCTGCTGAGCCTGCGGCCGACGATCTGCTGCGGCGCGAACTCGAGTCGTCGCCGAAGGACCGGGCCGAGAACATCATGATTGTGGACCTGCTCCGCAACGATCTGAGCCACTTCGCGGAGCCCGGGTCAGTGACGGTCAGCAGGCTGTGCGAGATCGAAAGCTATGCCACGGTGCACCAACTGGTGAGCACCATCGATGCCAGGCTCCGGAATGGTTCTCCCCGGGCCGAGGCCGTGGCCGCCTGTTTCCCGGCGGGCTCCATGACGGGTGCGCCCAAGATCAGCACCATGGCCATCCTGGACCGCCTCGAGGGTGCGCCGCGGGGTGTCTACTCCGGTGCGATCGGCTACTTCTCCCTCAACGGAGCCACGGATCTGGCGGTGGCCATCCGGACCCTGGTGATCAGGGCTGACGGTCCCGGGGCGGACGGCAGCAGCTCAGACGGTGCGGGCACCACCGAACTCTCTCTCGGCGTCGGCGGTGCCATAACCGCGGATTCGTCGCCGCAGGAGGAGTACGAGGAAATCCGGGTCAAGGCCTTCGGCGTGCTCTCGGCACTCGGCGCAGAGTTCCCGGATCCCGGTACCCGGAACGGCCTCAGTCGTGGACTTCGGCGAGCGCCCTCTTGGTCCGCACGTCATCGCGGGTCAGAAAATAGTAGATGA
- a CDS encoding NCS1 family nucleobase:cation symporter-1, giving the protein MGLKDEIPAKSAPSDSTDEFPEKVRILAEGRIVSDRLWNEDLAPARQRNWKVRSLFALWMCDVHSIAGYTFAAGLFITGLVGWQVFLALVLGIILVYFLMNFAGTAGQKTGVPYPVLARMSFGLFGANLAALVRALIAIAWYGIQTWLASEAVLVLLFSVWPELTVLDGPDVPHILGLTPIGWAAFLALWAVQLLVIRRGMESVRKFQDWAGPAIWVAMFALAIYILVQAGDKFSLSIPGVAALDGPAAVTQFFAAIALTVTYFSALLLNFCDFSRFSPDRRTIVRGNFWGLPVNFIAFALVTVVVTAGSASYFTEDQYRGQDMFKVITDPVAIVQAVDNPWITIIAALTFVVATIGINVVANFVSASYDLANVAPHRIDFRRGGLISAVLAIVILPWNLFSSPVVIVYFLGGLGALLGPLFGVIFTDFFRIRHQRCKVSDLYHEDETGLYFYTKGWNLKAIAALVPAALVAGVLALLPALQNFLPGGSGLGPYSWFVGAILASVIYYFLTRDDVRTKRALAEVHD; this is encoded by the coding sequence ATGGGCCTGAAAGACGAAATTCCAGCCAAATCGGCGCCGTCGGACAGCACCGACGAGTTCCCGGAAAAAGTCCGCATCCTCGCAGAGGGCCGGATTGTCAGTGACAGGCTGTGGAACGAGGACCTCGCGCCGGCCCGGCAACGGAACTGGAAGGTCCGCAGCCTCTTCGCCCTGTGGATGTGCGACGTCCACAGCATCGCCGGCTACACCTTCGCGGCAGGTCTCTTCATCACGGGGCTGGTGGGCTGGCAGGTCTTCCTGGCCCTGGTTCTGGGCATCATTCTGGTCTACTTCCTCATGAACTTCGCCGGCACGGCAGGGCAGAAGACCGGCGTCCCATATCCGGTCCTGGCGCGGATGTCCTTCGGGCTCTTTGGAGCCAATCTGGCGGCCCTGGTGCGGGCGCTGATCGCCATCGCCTGGTACGGCATCCAGACCTGGCTCGCCTCGGAAGCCGTCCTGGTGCTGCTGTTCTCGGTGTGGCCGGAGCTGACCGTCCTTGATGGGCCGGATGTGCCACATATTCTCGGCCTGACGCCGATCGGCTGGGCCGCGTTCCTGGCCCTGTGGGCCGTGCAGCTGCTGGTCATCCGCCGCGGCATGGAGTCGGTCCGGAAGTTCCAGGACTGGGCCGGCCCGGCCATCTGGGTGGCCATGTTCGCGCTGGCGATCTACATTCTGGTGCAGGCAGGCGACAAGTTCAGCCTTTCGATTCCCGGAGTCGCGGCCTTGGACGGACCCGCGGCGGTCACGCAGTTCTTTGCCGCCATCGCCCTGACGGTCACCTACTTCTCGGCGCTGCTGCTGAACTTCTGCGACTTCTCCCGGTTCTCGCCGGACCGCAGGACCATCGTCCGCGGTAACTTTTGGGGGCTGCCGGTGAACTTCATCGCCTTTGCGCTGGTCACAGTGGTGGTCACAGCCGGGTCCGCCTCGTACTTCACCGAAGACCAGTACCGGGGCCAGGACATGTTCAAGGTCATCACGGATCCGGTCGCGATCGTCCAGGCCGTCGACAACCCGTGGATCACCATCATCGCCGCCTTGACGTTTGTGGTGGCCACGATCGGCATCAACGTGGTCGCCAACTTCGTCTCGGCCTCTTACGATCTCGCCAACGTGGCCCCGCACCGGATCGATTTCCGCCGCGGCGGGCTGATCAGCGCCGTCCTGGCGATCGTGATCCTGCCGTGGAACCTCTTCAGCAGCCCGGTGGTGATCGTATACTTCCTGGGCGGCCTGGGTGCCTTGCTCGGCCCGTTATTCGGCGTCATCTTCACCGACTTCTTCCGGATCCGGCACCAGCGCTGCAAGGTCTCGGACCTCTACCACGAGGACGAGACCGGCCTCTATTTTTACACCAAGGGCTGGAACCTCAAGGCGATCGCCGCACTGGTCCCCGCGGCCCTCGTCGCCGGGGTGCTGGCCCTGCTCCCGGCGTTGCAGAACTTCCTGCCGGGAGGCTCGGGCCTGGGCCCGTACTCGTGGTTCGTGGGCGCCATCCTGGCCAGCGTCATCTACTATTTTCTGACCCGCGATGACGTGCGGACCAAGAGGGCGCTCGCCGAAGTCCACGACTGA